A genomic segment from Alistipes senegalensis JC50 encodes:
- a CDS encoding valine--tRNA ligase, with the protein MQIADKYAPQQIESKWYDYWIDRGIFHSEPDEREPYTIVIPPPNVTGMLHMGHMLNNTLQDVLVRRARMSGKNACWVPGMDHASIATEAKVVAMLHEKGIEKASLTREEFLRYAWEWKEKYGGVILKQLRKLGASCDWDRTCFTMDKARTESVLRVFCDLYEKGKIYRGVRMVNWDPAAQTALSDEEVVFKESHGKLYYLRYAVEGTDRTIIVATTRPETILGDTALCVNPNDPRYEWLAEGARVIVPLVGRSIPVIRDEYVDIEFGTGALKVTPAHDVNDYMLGEKYGLETIDIFNDDGTINDKVGLFVGQDRFDVRRQIEKDLDAAGLLEKTEEYTNNVGYSERTGVAIEPKLSMQWFLSMQELAVPATKAVMEDAIRFVPEKYKNTYRHWMENIKDWCISRQLWWGQRIPAWYLPKGGFVVAPTAEEALEKARAKSGDASLQLTDLRQDEDVLDTWFSSWLWPISVFDGIRHPDNKEISYYYPTDDLVTGPDIIFFWVARMIMAGYEYRGEKPFGNVYFTGIVRDKIGRKMSKQLGNSPDPLDLIDKFGADGVRMAMLISSSAGNDVMFDEALCEQGRNFGNKIWNAYRLLNGWTVDAAAAQSENNRLAVAWFGQALGRSLRQIAEDFRNYRISEAFKEAYRLFWDDFSGLYLEMVKPAYGQPIDAPTMEATKGWFDALMRVLHPFMPFVTEEIWQDLAPRAEGASICVAQMPEPAAEDAAMLARFELAREIITSVRSIRNQKNLPQKEALTLRVIADENYPAEFAPVMMKMANLAAIEPVAEKDPAAVAFIVKTTQYFVPMAGKIDAEAERKKLADDLTYYEGFLASVMKKLSNERFVASAPEKVVANERAKQADAEAKIAAIRAQLSALK; encoded by the coding sequence ATGCAAATCGCCGACAAATACGCACCGCAGCAGATCGAATCCAAGTGGTACGACTACTGGATCGACCGGGGCATCTTCCACTCGGAGCCCGACGAACGGGAACCCTATACGATCGTCATCCCGCCCCCCAATGTGACGGGCATGCTCCACATGGGGCACATGCTCAACAACACGCTGCAAGACGTGCTGGTGCGCCGCGCCCGCATGTCGGGAAAGAACGCCTGCTGGGTGCCGGGCATGGACCATGCGTCGATCGCCACCGAGGCCAAAGTGGTGGCGATGCTCCACGAAAAGGGCATCGAAAAGGCGTCGCTCACGCGCGAGGAGTTCCTCCGCTACGCCTGGGAGTGGAAAGAGAAATACGGCGGCGTGATCCTCAAGCAGCTGCGCAAGCTGGGCGCCTCGTGCGACTGGGACCGCACGTGCTTCACGATGGACAAAGCCCGCACGGAGAGCGTCCTGCGCGTCTTCTGCGACCTCTATGAAAAAGGGAAAATCTACCGCGGCGTGCGGATGGTCAACTGGGACCCCGCGGCGCAGACGGCCCTTTCGGACGAGGAGGTGGTCTTCAAGGAGTCGCACGGCAAACTCTACTACCTGCGCTATGCGGTCGAGGGCACCGACCGGACGATCATCGTCGCCACGACGCGCCCCGAAACCATTCTGGGCGACACGGCGCTGTGCGTCAACCCCAACGACCCGCGCTACGAGTGGCTGGCCGAGGGGGCCCGCGTCATCGTGCCGCTGGTGGGCCGTTCGATCCCCGTGATCCGCGACGAATACGTGGACATCGAATTCGGAACGGGCGCCCTGAAGGTGACCCCGGCGCACGACGTGAACGACTACATGCTGGGCGAGAAATACGGGCTGGAGACCATCGACATCTTCAACGACGACGGCACGATCAACGACAAGGTGGGTCTCTTCGTGGGTCAGGACCGCTTCGACGTGCGCCGGCAGATCGAGAAGGATCTCGACGCGGCGGGCCTGCTGGAAAAGACCGAGGAGTACACCAACAACGTGGGCTATTCGGAGCGCACGGGCGTGGCCATCGAACCGAAGCTCTCGATGCAATGGTTCCTCTCGATGCAGGAGCTGGCCGTACCGGCGACGAAGGCCGTGATGGAGGACGCGATCCGCTTCGTGCCCGAGAAATACAAGAACACCTACCGCCACTGGATGGAGAATATCAAGGACTGGTGCATCTCGCGCCAGCTGTGGTGGGGCCAGCGCATTCCGGCCTGGTACCTGCCCAAAGGCGGCTTCGTGGTGGCCCCGACGGCCGAAGAGGCGCTGGAAAAGGCCCGCGCGAAGAGCGGCGACGCATCGCTGCAACTGACGGACCTGCGGCAGGACGAGGATGTGCTCGACACGTGGTTCTCGTCGTGGCTGTGGCCCATCTCGGTGTTCGACGGCATCCGTCACCCGGATAACAAGGAGATCAGTTACTACTACCCCACCGACGATCTGGTGACCGGCCCGGACATCATCTTCTTCTGGGTGGCCCGCATGATCATGGCCGGGTATGAATACCGCGGGGAAAAGCCCTTCGGAAACGTCTATTTCACGGGCATCGTGCGCGACAAGATCGGCCGCAAGATGTCGAAGCAGCTGGGCAACTCGCCCGACCCGCTGGACCTGATCGACAAGTTCGGCGCCGACGGCGTGCGTATGGCCATGCTCATTTCGTCGTCGGCCGGCAACGACGTGATGTTCGACGAGGCGCTGTGCGAACAGGGCCGCAACTTCGGCAACAAGATATGGAACGCCTACCGCCTCCTGAACGGCTGGACGGTGGATGCCGCCGCCGCACAAAGCGAGAACAACCGCCTCGCCGTCGCGTGGTTCGGGCAGGCGTTGGGCCGCTCGCTGCGGCAGATCGCCGAGGATTTCAGAAACTACCGCATCTCGGAAGCCTTCAAAGAGGCTTACCGCCTGTTCTGGGACGATTTCAGCGGCTTGTACCTCGAAATGGTGAAGCCCGCCTACGGACAGCCGATCGACGCCCCGACGATGGAGGCGACGAAGGGCTGGTTCGACGCCCTGATGCGCGTGCTGCACCCCTTCATGCCGTTCGTCACGGAGGAGATCTGGCAGGACCTCGCGCCGCGGGCCGAGGGAGCCTCGATCTGCGTGGCGCAGATGCCCGAACCCGCGGCCGAAGACGCCGCGATGCTGGCGCGCTTCGAACTCGCCCGGGAGATCATCACCTCGGTGCGCAGTATCCGCAACCAGAAGAACCTGCCCCAGAAGGAGGCGCTGACGCTGCGCGTGATCGCCGACGAGAACTATCCGGCGGAGTTCGCCCCCGTGATGATGAAGATGGCCAACCTCGCGGCCATCGAGCCCGTCGCGGAGAAGGACCCGGCAGCCGTGGCGTTCATCGTCAAGACGACGCAGTATTTCGTGCCGATGGCGGGCAAGATCGACGCCGAAGCCGAGCGCAAAAAACTCGCGGACGACCTGACTTACTACGAGGGATTCCTCGCCTCGGTGATGAAGAAGCTCTCGAACGAACGCTTCGTCGCCTCGGCGCCCGAAAAGGTCGTGGCCAACGAGCGCGCCAAGCAGGCCGACGCCGAAGCGAAGATCGCGGCGATCCGGGCACAGCTTTCCGCACTGAAATGA
- the rnhA gene encoding ribonuclease HI: MAQITIYTDGSALGNPGPGGYGAVLLSGHHRKELSQGFRLTTNNRMELMGVCVALETLKFEGSEVVIYSDSKYVVNAVTKGWVFGWVRKGFAGKKNPDLWMRFLRAYNRHNVRFVWVKGHADTVENNRCDKLAVAAANDRTHWLEDTGYDPTER, from the coding sequence TTGGCACAAATCACGATCTATACCGACGGTTCGGCCCTCGGAAACCCCGGCCCCGGGGGCTACGGCGCGGTGCTCCTCTCGGGGCATCACCGCAAGGAGCTGTCGCAGGGCTTCCGGCTGACGACCAACAACCGCATGGAGCTGATGGGCGTGTGCGTGGCGCTCGAAACCCTCAAATTCGAGGGTTCGGAGGTCGTGATCTACTCCGATTCGAAATACGTCGTCAATGCCGTCACCAAAGGCTGGGTCTTCGGCTGGGTGCGCAAGGGATTCGCGGGCAAGAAGAACCCCGACCTGTGGATGCGCTTCCTGCGCGCGTACAACCGCCACAACGTCCGGTTCGTCTGGGTCAAGGGCCACGCCGACACGGTGGAGAACAACCGCTGCGACAAGCTGGCCGTGGCGGCGGCCAACGACCGGACGCACTGGCTGGAAGATACGGGATACGATCCCACGGAGCGGTGA
- a CDS encoding ABC transporter ATP-binding protein: protein MFKTYMRLLGFARPIKKYAIPYFFYSLFYALFNSLTFMLIIPILNTMFDANYSFEYVEKLPPVELNKEYLATLFNFTYSHIFQEYSTQNVLMLLAIVAICISLLSNLFRYLGAWTMENMRTRTLQRMRNEMFSRVMDMNVGYFSDQRKGDIISKITSDVGVVQFCITNTLQVSFREPFLIIGYIVMMVSISWELAIFSVLFLPVVALLIGSIVKKLRHPARTNQQRMGEMVATLDESLAGIKVIKSYNAVEYIKQKFYAISADLARLTLSMARRQQLASPMSEFLGITAVGVILVFGGSLVAKGSLDPGGFIAFVAIFSQITRPVRTFIDQFANINQGIAAGERIFSIIDTTPEIQDAPGAKELTGLKEKIEFRDVHFSYDGSREVIDGVSFEILRGQTVALVGPSGGGKSTLSELLPRFYDPTSGDIRIDGVSLRDYTQESLREHMSVVAQDTVLFNDTIEGNIAMGKRGATHEEVVEAAKVANADCFIRESPEGYETNIGDRGVKLSGGQRQRLSIARAVLKNPDILILDEATSALDTESEKLVQEALNNLLKGRTSVVIAHRLSTIHNADQIIVVDHGRIAEQGTHTSLMERNGIYAKLIEMQSFD from the coding sequence ATGTTCAAGACATACATGCGGCTGTTGGGCTTCGCCCGGCCGATCAAGAAATACGCGATCCCCTACTTTTTCTACTCCCTGTTCTACGCGCTGTTCAACTCGCTGACGTTCATGCTGATCATCCCGATCCTGAACACCATGTTCGACGCGAACTACTCGTTCGAATACGTCGAGAAACTGCCCCCCGTGGAGCTGAACAAGGAGTATCTGGCCACGCTCTTCAACTTCACCTATTCGCATATTTTCCAGGAATACTCCACGCAGAACGTCCTGATGCTGCTGGCCATAGTGGCCATCTGCATCAGCCTGCTGAGCAACCTGTTCCGCTATCTGGGCGCCTGGACCATGGAGAATATGCGCACCCGGACCCTGCAACGGATGCGCAACGAGATGTTCTCGCGCGTGATGGACATGAACGTGGGCTACTTCTCGGACCAGCGCAAGGGCGACATCATCTCGAAGATCACCTCCGACGTGGGCGTCGTGCAGTTCTGCATCACCAACACGCTCCAGGTGTCGTTCCGCGAACCGTTCCTCATCATCGGCTACATCGTGATGATGGTCTCCATTTCGTGGGAGCTGGCGATCTTCTCGGTGCTGTTCCTCCCGGTGGTCGCGCTGCTGATCGGCAGCATCGTCAAGAAACTCCGCCACCCGGCCCGCACCAACCAGCAGCGCATGGGCGAAATGGTCGCCACGCTCGACGAATCGCTCGCAGGCATCAAGGTCATCAAGAGCTACAACGCCGTCGAGTACATCAAGCAGAAATTCTACGCCATCAGCGCCGACCTCGCACGGCTGACCCTCTCGATGGCCCGCCGCCAGCAGCTGGCGTCGCCGATGAGCGAATTTCTCGGCATCACGGCCGTGGGCGTGATCCTCGTCTTCGGCGGATCGCTCGTCGCCAAGGGATCGCTCGACCCCGGCGGATTCATCGCCTTCGTGGCCATCTTCTCGCAGATCACGCGCCCCGTGCGCACCTTCATCGACCAGTTCGCCAACATCAACCAGGGCATCGCCGCCGGTGAACGCATCTTCTCGATCATCGACACGACGCCCGAAATCCAGGACGCCCCCGGCGCCAAGGAGCTGACGGGTCTGAAAGAGAAGATCGAGTTCCGCGACGTACACTTCTCCTACGACGGTTCGCGCGAGGTGATCGACGGCGTTTCGTTCGAGATCCTCCGCGGGCAGACCGTGGCGCTGGTGGGACCCTCGGGCGGCGGCAAATCGACCCTGAGCGAACTGCTGCCGCGGTTCTACGACCCCACGTCGGGCGACATCCGCATCGACGGCGTCTCGCTGCGCGACTACACGCAGGAGAGCCTGCGCGAACACATGAGCGTCGTGGCGCAGGACACCGTGCTATTCAACGACACCATCGAAGGCAATATCGCCATGGGCAAACGCGGCGCCACGCACGAAGAGGTGGTCGAGGCGGCGAAGGTCGCCAACGCCGACTGCTTCATCCGCGAGAGCCCCGAGGGTTACGAAACGAACATCGGCGACCGGGGCGTGAAGCTCTCCGGCGGACAGCGCCAGCGGCTCTCGATCGCCCGCGCGGTGCTGAAGAACCCCGACATCCTGATCCTCGACGAGGCGACCTCGGCCCTCGACACCGAGAGCGAGAAACTCGTTCAGGAAGCCCTCAACAACCTGCTCAAAGGCCGCACGTCGGTGGTCATCGCCCACCGGCTATCGACCATCCACAACGCCGACCAGATCATCGTCGTGGACCACGGACGCATCGCCGAGCAGGGTACGCACACCTCCCTGATGGAGCGCAACGGCATCTACGCCAAACTGATCGAAATGCAGTCTTTCGACTAA
- a CDS encoding sensor histidine kinase, whose translation MNAKNPVSTELLQQLLNASDIGWWQLDFGKREMTCSPLAAELFGTDRTRITFDEVCLLPREEHRAQIYTRCAALKVTDTLDETFVTTNGNKCLQIKAVKVRTDPRTNTRTAFGSVRRVTSGNPESAELAAINQNYKAAQRNYSHLAQLIEHLPIGYLRINILRDKTDRAVDYLLSYINQQAGRILGIRTQDFTGKTASETGVNPQENIPRFMHIPSGDSREHLWQAPDSGRYCRSLIYNTPNDDDELVILLEDITEARRSEEQLRRAKERAEESNRLKSAFLANMSHEIRTPLNAIVGFSELLAKEPRSKTRKEYSDIIRRNNELLLQIISDVLDLALIESGRSEVVRTTFDAREFVRETVEVFRPQCPPGVELRMEEELPPRPIRAYRQGVTRIIGNYLRNALKFTKKGSITVGFCEIPGYVRFHVRDTGIGIAPEDHGRIFERFVKLDTFTQGTGLGLSICKSVAEQLGGRVGVDSAVGRGSCFRLDVPVRK comes from the coding sequence ATGAACGCAAAAAATCCCGTATCCACTGAACTATTACAACAACTTCTCAACGCATCGGACATCGGATGGTGGCAGCTCGATTTCGGAAAACGCGAAATGACCTGCTCCCCGCTGGCAGCAGAACTCTTCGGCACGGATCGTACGCGCATCACGTTCGACGAAGTTTGCCTGCTTCCCAGAGAAGAACACCGCGCGCAGATCTACACCCGCTGCGCCGCACTCAAAGTCACCGACACGCTCGATGAGACATTCGTCACGACGAACGGCAACAAGTGTCTGCAAATCAAAGCCGTGAAAGTACGCACCGATCCGCGGACGAATACCCGCACGGCCTTCGGCAGCGTGCGCCGCGTCACGAGCGGCAACCCCGAGAGCGCGGAACTCGCCGCCATCAACCAGAACTACAAGGCGGCGCAGCGCAATTACAGCCATCTCGCGCAGCTGATCGAACATCTGCCGATCGGCTACCTGCGCATCAACATCCTGCGCGACAAAACCGACCGGGCCGTCGATTACCTGCTTTCGTACATCAACCAGCAGGCCGGCCGGATACTGGGCATCCGCACGCAGGACTTCACCGGAAAAACGGCCAGCGAAACGGGTGTGAATCCCCAGGAGAATATCCCGAGATTCATGCACATCCCCTCCGGAGACTCCCGGGAACACCTCTGGCAGGCTCCGGATTCGGGACGCTATTGCCGCAGCCTGATCTACAATACCCCGAACGACGACGACGAGCTGGTCATCCTGCTCGAAGACATCACCGAAGCCCGCCGCAGCGAGGAACAGCTTCGGCGTGCCAAGGAGCGCGCCGAAGAGTCCAACCGCCTCAAATCGGCTTTCCTGGCCAACATGAGTCACGAAATACGCACGCCGCTGAACGCCATCGTCGGATTCTCGGAACTGCTCGCCAAAGAACCCAGAAGCAAGACCCGCAAGGAGTACAGCGACATCATCCGGCGCAACAACGAACTGCTGTTGCAGATCATCTCCGACGTGCTCGACCTCGCGCTCATCGAATCCGGACGGTCGGAGGTCGTCCGCACGACTTTCGACGCCCGGGAGTTCGTCCGCGAAACGGTCGAGGTGTTCCGGCCGCAGTGTCCCCCGGGCGTGGAGCTCCGCATGGAGGAGGAACTTCCGCCGCGCCCGATCCGGGCATACCGGCAGGGAGTCACCCGGATCATCGGCAACTACCTGCGCAACGCCCTGAAATTCACCAAGAAGGGGTCTATCACGGTGGGATTCTGCGAGATCCCCGGCTACGTCCGCTTCCACGTCCGGGACACGGGCATCGGCATCGCCCCCGAAGACCACGGGCGCATCTTCGAACGCTTCGTCAAACTCGACACCTTCACGCAGGGAACCGGACTCGGACTCTCGATCTGCAAATCGGTCGCCGAACAGCTGGGCGGCCGCGTCGGCGTCGATTCGGCCGTCGGACGGGGTTCGTGCTTCCGGCTCGACGTTCCCGTCCGGAAATAA
- the ileS gene encoding isoleucine--tRNA ligase, whose amino-acid sequence MKFKEYKGLDLAGVAAEVLGEWDARDTFHKSIDTREGHPAFVFYEGPPSANGMPGIHHVMARTIKDIICRYKTQQGYLVHRKAGWDTHGLPVELGVEKKLGITKEDIGKKISIEEYNRTCREAVMEFTGVWENLTRKMGYWVNMDDPYITYDNKYIETLWWLLKQLFDKGLLYKGYTIQPYSPAAGTGLSTHELNQPGCYRDVKDTTCTAQFRVIRDARSEKLFEGVEGDLYFLAWTTTPWTLPSNTALAVGPAIEYVQVKCRNPYTDRPQTVILAKELLGSYFTKKMEGTYEITDKVWKGPELEGIRYEQLLPWVKPMGDAFRVIVGDYVTTSDGTGIVHIAPTFGADDDRVAKAAGIAPLFMVDRAGKNQPMVDKQGKFFLVEDLDPEFVKTNIDAEKYGEYAGRYVKNAYDERLSDADTTLDIDIAVMLKADNKAFKIEKHTHSYPHCWRTDKPVLYYPLDSWFIRTTALRDKMIELNRTIRWKPESTGTGRFGKWLEGLVDWNLSRSRFWGTPLPVWATEDYSEVKCIGSVEELMAEIEKSIAAGVMKENPYKNFKVGDMSKENYSTANIDLHRPYVDSIVLVSSKGEPMKRESDLIDVWFDSGAMPYAQVHYPFENKEGFGEVYPADFIAEGVDQTRGWFFTLHAIASMLFDSVAFKNIISNGLVLDKNGNKMSKRLGNAVDPFEVLDTYGADATRWYMISNSQPWDNLKFDRDGVDEVRRKFFGTLYNTYSFFALYANVDSFTGREPEVPMEKRPEIDRWIISLLNTLVKNVTESLENYDPTPAARAIQEFVGENLSNWYVRLNRKRFWGGGMSEDKLAAYQTLYTCLETVSMLAAPFAPFISDRIFTDLNAVSGRHTDESVHLSTFPKTDERLIDTRLEEMMSLAQKVSSMVLALRRKVSIKVRQPLTKILIPVLDPATAEHISAVKNLIMGEVNVKEVELIEKTTGLITKRIKPNFKTLGPRYGKYMKQIAALVAGFSQERIAEVEAAPETVLDLGGEKIAVTPADFEITSEDMPGWLVASEGKLTVALDITVTEELKAEGVARELINRIQNIRKDSGFEVTDKIRVEIESKPCVADGIARFADYIASQTLAVEVKAAAEPAGEAVVETDVDEEPLRIAVTRI is encoded by the coding sequence ATGAAGTTCAAGGAGTATAAAGGTCTCGATCTGGCCGGCGTAGCCGCCGAAGTGCTCGGCGAATGGGACGCCCGCGACACATTCCACAAAAGCATCGACACCCGCGAGGGACACCCCGCATTCGTATTCTACGAAGGCCCCCCCTCGGCAAACGGCATGCCGGGCATCCACCACGTCATGGCACGCACGATCAAGGACATCATCTGCCGCTACAAGACGCAGCAGGGCTATCTCGTGCACCGCAAGGCGGGATGGGACACCCACGGACTCCCCGTGGAGCTGGGCGTCGAGAAGAAACTCGGCATCACCAAGGAGGACATCGGCAAGAAGATCTCCATCGAGGAGTACAACCGCACGTGCCGCGAGGCGGTGATGGAGTTCACGGGCGTCTGGGAGAACCTCACGCGCAAGATGGGCTACTGGGTCAACATGGACGATCCGTACATCACCTACGACAACAAATACATCGAGACGCTGTGGTGGCTGCTGAAGCAGCTCTTCGACAAGGGCCTGCTCTACAAGGGCTACACCATCCAGCCCTACTCGCCGGCCGCCGGAACGGGCCTCTCGACCCACGAGCTGAACCAGCCGGGCTGCTACCGCGACGTGAAGGACACGACCTGCACGGCGCAGTTCCGGGTGATCCGCGACGCCAGGAGCGAGAAGCTCTTCGAAGGGGTCGAAGGCGACCTCTACTTCCTCGCCTGGACCACAACGCCGTGGACCCTGCCGTCGAACACCGCGCTGGCCGTGGGTCCCGCGATCGAATACGTGCAGGTCAAATGCCGCAATCCCTATACCGACCGGCCGCAGACGGTCATCCTGGCCAAGGAGCTGCTGGGTTCCTACTTCACCAAAAAGATGGAGGGCACCTACGAAATCACGGACAAGGTGTGGAAAGGCCCCGAACTGGAAGGCATCCGCTACGAGCAGCTGCTCCCGTGGGTGAAGCCGATGGGCGACGCATTCCGCGTGATCGTCGGCGACTACGTGACCACTTCGGACGGTACGGGCATCGTGCACATCGCCCCGACGTTCGGCGCCGACGACGACCGCGTGGCGAAAGCCGCAGGCATCGCGCCGCTCTTCATGGTTGACCGCGCCGGCAAGAACCAGCCGATGGTTGACAAGCAGGGCAAGTTCTTCCTCGTGGAGGACCTCGACCCGGAATTCGTGAAGACGAACATCGACGCCGAAAAATACGGGGAGTATGCGGGCCGCTACGTGAAGAACGCCTACGACGAACGGCTGAGCGACGCCGACACGACGCTCGACATCGACATCGCGGTGATGCTGAAAGCCGACAACAAGGCGTTCAAGATCGAGAAGCACACCCACTCCTACCCCCACTGCTGGCGCACGGACAAACCGGTGCTGTACTATCCGCTCGACTCGTGGTTCATCCGCACCACGGCGCTGCGCGACAAGATGATCGAACTGAACAGGACGATCCGCTGGAAACCCGAATCGACCGGCACGGGCCGCTTCGGCAAGTGGCTCGAAGGGCTGGTGGACTGGAACCTCTCGCGCTCGCGCTTCTGGGGAACCCCGCTGCCGGTATGGGCCACGGAGGACTACTCGGAGGTGAAGTGCATCGGTTCGGTCGAGGAGCTGATGGCCGAGATCGAGAAGTCGATCGCCGCGGGCGTGATGAAGGAGAACCCCTACAAGAATTTCAAGGTCGGCGACATGTCGAAGGAGAACTATTCGACGGCGAACATCGACCTGCACCGCCCCTATGTGGATTCGATCGTGCTGGTTTCGTCGAAGGGCGAGCCGATGAAGCGCGAATCGGACCTGATCGACGTGTGGTTCGACTCGGGCGCCATGCCCTATGCGCAGGTGCACTATCCGTTCGAGAACAAGGAGGGCTTCGGCGAGGTCTACCCCGCCGATTTCATCGCCGAGGGCGTCGATCAGACGCGCGGCTGGTTCTTCACGCTGCACGCCATCGCCTCGATGCTGTTCGACTCGGTGGCGTTCAAGAACATCATTTCGAACGGACTGGTGCTCGACAAGAACGGCAACAAGATGTCCAAACGCCTGGGCAACGCCGTCGATCCGTTCGAGGTGCTCGACACCTACGGAGCCGACGCGACGCGCTGGTACATGATCTCCAACTCGCAGCCGTGGGACAACCTCAAATTCGACAGGGACGGCGTCGATGAAGTGCGCCGCAAGTTCTTCGGAACCCTCTACAACACCTATTCGTTCTTCGCCCTCTACGCCAATGTGGATTCGTTCACGGGCCGGGAGCCGGAGGTGCCGATGGAGAAGCGCCCCGAGATCGACCGCTGGATCATCTCGCTGCTGAATACGCTGGTCAAGAACGTGACCGAATCGCTGGAAAACTACGACCCGACCCCGGCGGCCCGCGCCATCCAGGAGTTCGTGGGCGAGAACCTCTCGAACTGGTACGTGCGCCTCAACCGCAAGCGGTTCTGGGGCGGCGGCATGTCGGAGGACAAACTGGCGGCCTATCAGACGTTATACACCTGTCTGGAAACCGTCTCGATGCTCGCGGCGCCCTTCGCGCCGTTCATCTCCGACCGCATCTTCACGGACCTCAACGCCGTGAGCGGCCGCCACACCGACGAGTCGGTGCACCTCTCGACCTTCCCGAAGACCGACGAACGGCTGATCGACACGCGGCTGGAGGAGATGATGTCGCTGGCCCAGAAGGTCTCGTCGATGGTGCTGGCCCTGCGCCGCAAGGTCTCGATCAAGGTGCGCCAGCCGCTGACCAAGATCCTGATTCCGGTGCTCGACCCGGCAACGGCGGAGCATATCTCGGCCGTGAAGAACCTCATCATGGGCGAAGTCAACGTCAAGGAGGTCGAATTGATCGAGAAGACGACCGGACTCATCACCAAGCGCATCAAACCCAACTTCAAGACCCTCGGGCCGCGCTACGGCAAGTACATGAAGCAGATCGCCGCGCTGGTGGCCGGATTCTCGCAGGAGCGCATCGCCGAAGTGGAGGCGGCGCCCGAGACGGTGCTCGACCTCGGCGGCGAGAAGATCGCCGTGACGCCGGCCGATTTCGAGATCACCTCGGAGGACATGCCCGGATGGCTGGTCGCCTCGGAGGGAAAACTCACCGTGGCGCTCGACATCACGGTCACCGAAGAGCTGAAAGCCGAAGGCGTGGCACGCGAGTTGATAAACCGCATCCAGAATATCCGCAAAGACTCCGGGTTCGAAGTCACGGACAAAATCCGCGTCGAAATCGAGTCGAAGCCCTGCGTGGCCGACGGCATCGCCCGCTTCGCCGACTACATCGCATCGCAGACCCTCGCCGTGGAGGTGAAAGCCGCGGCGGAGCCGGCCGGCGAGGCGGTCGTGGAGACCGATGTCGATGAAGAGCCCCTGCGCATCGCGGTAACGCGGATATAG
- a CDS encoding TraR/DksA family transcriptional regulator translates to MADERTRYSDAELEEFKQLILKKLENARADYELLRATITHTADNDTEDTSPTFKVLEEGAATLSKEESGRLAAHQMKFIRNLEMALVRIENKTYGICKTTGKLIPKERLMKVPHATECIEAKEGRR, encoded by the coding sequence ATGGCAGACGAAAGAACACGGTACAGCGACGCGGAACTCGAAGAGTTCAAGCAGCTTATCCTGAAAAAGCTCGAAAACGCCCGCGCGGATTACGAGCTGCTGCGCGCCACGATCACCCATACGGCCGACAACGACACCGAGGATACGTCGCCGACGTTCAAGGTGCTGGAAGAGGGTGCCGCCACCCTCTCGAAAGAGGAAAGCGGCCGGCTGGCAGCCCATCAGATGAAGTTCATCCGCAACCTCGAAATGGCGCTCGTGCGCATCGAGAACAAGACCTACGGCATCTGCAAGACCACCGGCAAGCTCATCCCCAAGGAGCGCCTGATGAAGGTCCCCCACGCCACCGAATGTATCGAGGCCAAGGAAGGCCGCCGGTAA